DNA from Triticum aestivum cultivar Chinese Spring chromosome 7D, IWGSC CS RefSeq v2.1, whole genome shotgun sequence:
agccaatttttccctacttcaaaggaataagttgtatttaactatcatggtggttgtgaaacattgagatggttgacagcatctcaatcccaattaaaagtcatcattaacccaacaaaattaattataagtaacatggtgatgagattcaaatgataatccacgtactagatactcaagttgtccataaccgaggacacggctaaccatgattagtttgtacactcggcagaggtttgcgcacttttccccacaagactcgatcgcctccgcttgattctcgcactgcatgatgtttgagaaacggatgaccgagacacagtctttcaggaacaatcactctttactccgggtggaccggtgcacctactttcccctacatttgctagcccacctcttcaagagctcatgtaacctactcaactatgctagagcccataatagcttgtggctgcacacggaagtttctagcatgaataatcttatgatccctttgagcctgggtggcggtccttatacaaacagacaacactggattctccaggtgcctcaatccacccagatgtgaattttagttgccaccttaggtaaaccattattaacaatctcacatctgtcatgaatatctctcaaacccaatccacgtctacgagcatagcatggcaatataatagcaacgtagaagtaactcccaagggtttgataaaagaacaggtaataggtactacctcaactacttcccagttcccacaatttaattagatcctaatcatgcaattgtttgaggaaaagatctaatgcaataaaactgggtatggaaagtatgatcaaagtgttacttgccttgctgatgatccgcaaaacctagcgattcgaagtaacaagcggcacactccgggtactctatcgcaaacaaacaagcagacaatcagtactcatctaatgcacaggtaaaactcgaatgaaagatccaaccagaaagttcaacttaagaactccggtttgcaaaaagaatcaactcgaacgaagcaacgaaagtcaaactgcgaaagaaacaagcttcgtttactaatctggatctaggtcaaattttacagtagcaaaaacttgtttgagtaggttaaacggaaagagaatttcgagacaaaactctaggcgcttgaatcgcctaattccgataaacgagcgaaaagttaaacagaaacgaagattcgatcagaaatcgaaatctgagataatcgcggaaaaatccgacgaaaaagaaaaatggacgaacggttaaagaacggacgttcgttaacagagaaaatccgacgaacacgttcgttagaacgaacgagtcggtgaacgttcacaaaataacaaaaccgaaaaaaaccgatctagggtttttttttaaaacgaacggttttttaaaaaaaaacaaaaccNNNNNNNNNNNNNNNNNNNNNNNNNNNNNNNNNNNNNNNNNNNNNNNNNNNNNNNNNNNNNNNNNNNNNNNNNNNNNNNNNNNNNNNNNNNNNNNNNNNNNNNNNNNNNNNNNNNNNNNNNNNNNNNNNNNNNNNNNNNNNNNNNNNNNNNNNNNNNNNNNNNNNNNNNNNNNNNNNNNNNNNNNNNNNNNNNNNNNNNNNNNNNNNNNNNNNNNNNNNNNNNNNNNNNNNNNNNNNNNNNNNNNNNNNNNNNNNNNNNNNNNNNNNNNNNNNNNNNNNNNNNNNNNNNNNNNNNNNNNggcaaaggcggcggcggctcccgtgtccAAGCCGGActccggtggcggcgggcggcgtgctggggaaggagacggcgcgggcgggccggcggctcggctgggcctcggcccggtagggcggcgcgcagtttttttttaaatacgttccgcggaaaatttcgtagaaaaataaataaaagtccaaaaaagataaaataaattttccccgtctagttagaaaatctagaatagggtgaacatttttttaaacaccaaataaattttttgaaaacatgcaatatttttaatgcaattaaaattgcaaataaagtccaaataaatccagtaaatgattttaacacttttcctccaatatttcaattgttttggagaagtcatattttctcctctcatttatttttaaaatgaaatatttttccggagagaaaataattaaatccaaaatcctcgttttattatttgatggaaatcaaatatgaaaattcgagaaattccccaactctctccgacggtccttgagttgcttaggatttatcgaggatttgtcaaaatgcaataaaatatgatatgcaacgatgatctatgtataatataccaaattgaaaatttgggatgttacagaagtccctagaagcattggttagcccattatagaagatatcaagtatttcatttttcttaaaaggatgatcaggcaaagcattaagcaactggcaaagcctcccgcaagcttgtgggagactctcttctttaatttgcacaaagttaaatatttcctgtaaggcagcttgtttcttatgagcaggaaaatattttttagagaagtaataaatcatatcctggggactccgcacacaaccaggagtaagggTATTGTACCATGCTTtagtatcaccctttaatgagaaaggaaataatttgagaataaagtaataacgagttttctcatcatgagtaaaaagggtggctatatcattcaacttagtaagatgtgccacaacagtttcagtttcataaccatagaaaggatcagattcaaccaaagtaattaactttgggtcgacagacaattcataatccttattagcaatacaaataggtgaagtagcaaacttaggatcacatttcattctagcattcagagatttttctttatacttgcatagtaatttctctagaccatctctatccttacaagcaagaatatctctagttgcttcttcactcataacataaccttccggtaccttaggcaattcataacTAGGAAGGCTAGTtcgtgtttcaggagtttcagtttcaagctcatcatcagattcaacaacatcatggtgtattactctagcaatttgttcatcaagaaattcaccaagtggcacatcatcattatcaagcaaagtactagcatcatcataagcaccattcatagcagaagtagcatcatcaataacttgcgacatattagaattgatagcatgtggtggtgttgcaagtttactcataacagaaggtgaatctaaagcagaactggatggcagttccttacctcccctcctctttgagggaaatatcttattctttggatccttcagattattcatagtgataaattgataataatcccaagtgactcaacaaatatagctatgctccccggcaatggcgccagaaaaaggtcttgataacccacaagtataggggatcgcaacagttttcgaggatagagtattcaacccaaagttatagattcgacacaaggggagccaaagaatatttgaagatattagcagctgagttgtcaattcaaccacacctggagattaattatctacagcaaagtgatcagtagcaaagtagtttaatagttttgatagtagtgacggcagcaacggtaacagtaacagtgatagcagtaattttgtagcaagtgtaacagtgatgatagcagtagtaacttagcagaaacaatataagataaattcctaggcattggatcggtgacttgttggatgatattcatcatgtgacagttataacctagggcgatacggcactagctccagttcatcgatataatgtaggcatgtattccgtaaatagtcatacgtgctttattaaaagaacttgcatgacatcttttgtcctaccctcccgtggcagcggggtccatattggaaactaagggatattaaggcctccttttaatagagaatcggaacaaagcattaacacatagtgaatacatgaactcctcaaaccacggtcatcactggaagtgggcccggttgttgtcactccggggttgccggatcataaccgtagtaggtgactataacttgcaagatcggatataaaacatggatataaagatgaattcataaacggttcagatctgagttcatggcacccgggcccaaagtgacaagcattaagcatagcaacatcaatctaagaacatagtggatactagggatcaggccgtaacaaaactaactcgattacatgatgaatctcatccaactcctcactgaccagcgagcctacgaaggaattactcactcccggtggggagcatcatggaattggcgatggagataggttggtgatgacgaagaacgaagatccccctctccagagccccaaacggactccagatctgccctcccgaggaagaacagggcttggcggcggctccgtctcgtggatcgcgataattctttctccctgatttttttcctgaaataatgtgaatttatagtatcaagggggtcgtcagcggggccaccaggtgggtacaacccacctgggcacgccaggagaggagggcgcgccctggtgggttgtgcccaaccaggggcccctctctggtgggtcttggctccagaaattcttattattgatataaaaaatcctcgcaaagtttcgttccattccgagaacttttatttctgcacaaaaacaacaccatggtagttctgctgaaaacaacgtcagtccggggttagtttcattcaaatcatgcaaattagagtccaaaacaagagaaaaagcgtgagaaaaagtagatacgttggagacgtattaggtggTTCCGCGTGGTCCGCTCGTTTGGGAGGAAGTCGAGATTTAATCAAGTCTCGGTCAAGTGATAGGATAtataaaaaaaaagaataaaaaaaatctaaaagagCACCCTTCTTTACCCACCGGGGCGAAGGGGGGATTTGACCTTTTTATTCTCCTCCCTCGTCCGTAACAAGATGGGAGAGTCGGCGGCGCTTAGGCCAAAAGGAAGGGAGAGGAGAACAGTATAAGTAGGCAAAATGCCAACTTACGGAATTCTAGTACGGACTGGTTTTACGGCCTGCTCTCTCGCCAACCAACCCCTGATTTTCGTTGGTGGGACCTCTCCTCCCTAATCCTCTCCAACCACAACTCTACGCATGAGTCCGTAACAATCCTCTCCAACCACAACTCTACGCATGAGTCCGTAACAGAAATCCTATGAGAATACGTCCGTAAATCTAGCATCTCTCATAAATAGGAGATGGCCGTTTGTGGCAACTGATTCACAAGCAAGCAGTGTATATACAGTTGTCACTATGAACGCATGCACACATATTCTTCCACAATGAGTACGTCCGAAAGACTGAGTCGACAGGTATAGAGATTGACGAAGTTACTACAAGCGTCTTGCTATCGACGGGAACGCCGCCTCCCATTCGAAAAATATTTCGCTTTTACGAGAAACCAAAGCGTCTAATCTGAGGTTGATCCCTGGTGGAATGAGGGTACCACTGTTATTCTAATCATTGAACCACAGGTTGCTTATATATGTTTTCTGTTCCTCTAGTTTTCCTATTCCTTCCTAACATTATGGGTGTTTGTTTTGAAAAATGATGGGTGGGGTTGGCATGGGGAAGTATCTGGTGATACTAGTGCACCTGAGTTAAATTATCCTATTTATAGATGTTGAAAAATTATTAAGAAACCAATGTATTAGTTGTAATAAGAATTCATCAAAATTTAAATTTCCAAATCCAAATTTGAAACATAGTACGAGAAACAAGAATTTTCATTTATGATAAAGAAAATGGCTCGAGTCCAAGACCCAATTTGTAACACTCCCTCCTATCTATATTAATTGTCACCGATTTGGAGTATTATAATTCACATCATGAATTTTCTTTTTTAAGATAtgtattttaaaattttaaataaatttggaCCTAAAATTTTATACCAGCGGCGTGTTTGAAAATTGGGTCATTTTGAAGGGAAAAACCCATTTTttagaaacaagaaaaaaaaacattAACAGCCATTTTGTGGGTCGGTACCTAGGGAAGAGAATCTTTCTGACACTAACCTCTCATCCAAGCCCAACAAGCCCAGGGACATATTAAAAAAGAGGATAGGCCTCTTCTTAGAAAAAAAAAGAGGACAGACTAAGCGGAGAATCGAGGGTTTCGGCTTCCTTGTCATCTCGCCGTCTCCGACGCCGGCGACCAGGGAGCGAGACCTCCAACCCCCGTCCTCTCGCCGGCTGCGTGTTTCCCCGTTCCGTAGACCAGGTGAGGGCACAAAACTTCGCTCTTTTACGGTCTTGTTCCGAACGGAGTGACGCTGACGTGGTTGTGGGCCGGTCCGTAGGTATGAAGAGGGCCGCGCCGTCGGAGGAGCCGGTGGAGCTCTCTTCCGGCGACGACCTGAGCTCGGATTCCGACGATGAGGCCGGGAACGGGAAAGGCGAGAACTCCTTCCGGCTGCCCATGTCCTCCAAATCTGCAGCTCCAGCAAAAGGTGAGAGCTATTCCGGTCGCTTTTTGTTGTCAAACGAATCGATTTGCGCGCTCATTAGAGTTGATTTATGTCTCCGACCCTTGTTATACTAAATTGGTGTAATTTTAGTTTGTATATTTGTCCAATGGCTCTAAGAGGAATTAAACAATTATAAATTTTATAGCTTTCATTTGCTTGTATTAAAGCGCACAATTTAGTCTATGTACAGCGTTAGTTCTTAGGGGGTCATTATTTTGCCTTCTTTGAGAAGCAACAATTTTGAGGGTAATAATTCACCAAAAGTCCAAGAGAATTAATTTCCTGCCTAGGATTTGGTATTGGGGGTAATAATTCTGAACGCACCTAACAAATTGGCTTAGATGTTAAATTGTTATATGTTAAACTTTCTTAAGTAGCTGTGTGCAAGTGTTGTGGAGTTATTGTGTTTATCCTGCATATATTTATCTTAGTAGTGTTTTGTATACTTGAGATTTGATATGCAGATACCACTTTTCTTGTCTGTTACCATTACTAACAGAGGAATAGCTTAGGTTGTGTTGGAAATGATAGTTTTCTTTCACACTTGGACATATGCTAACTGATTCTGGCCAGCCTGGACTGGTTACCACTATAGCCTGTTTTACTGGCCAAGGTCAATATCCGAGCATTGTTTATTCTTACGCGAGGAGAGTAATATCTGATTAACATGCAAATTTTCACAATATGTTTTGGGTTCATTTAATGATAAATCCGCGCAAATGACAACATGCTTATAATAATTATGTATACAAGATACAATTTGTTTCTTGCAACAAAGTATTTTATTTCCTAATGTTCACCCGGCCAAGAAACCTCAGTATTTCGTAAATCTGATCGCTTCAAGTTGTATACTTAATTGGGGGCTAGCCTTGACCTTCAGTGCCACACCTTCTCTATATACCGATGGAATAAACCAGGAACTAGTGTCAGTAAAAAGGTTTAAGTCCTGTTTCAGTCATCAAGCACTTCTTGAGACCCTGAGCTAGAGTTTGCACTCACCAGCCATGGACAGTATATATCTGCATTGGATTAGCTCCTGTGGTTTTATGATTATATGTTTTCTGCATAGAGTTGCATATTTGTACTCTTACCATTATGGGATACTGCAGGTGCATTGATCAGGAGGGCTGAAATGTATCAAGAGTACATGAAGCACATCCCAATTCCTGATCACTGCAGCTCCTTGATCCCATCCACATCATGGCTGGGACTCGGAAGATCGGTGAAGCAGTTGTACGAGCAGCCCTTGCATTACCTCACCAACATCCTCTTGAGACAGTGGGATCAACAGAGGGTTGGGAGCGATAATGAGCACCAGCCTCTGGATGCTATCATTCACCCTATGAAAGCTCAAGCCCTCATTTGGGCCACTGAAGAAGTCCATAGGCTGACCACCTCTAGTGACCACTTAGAGAAGGTCTGGGCTAAAGACCCCATGTATCATGCTAACATAGATCCAGTGTTCCCTTCCCTAAAGTTGCATTAGCAAACATCGCAAGTTGGACCGTCTTATCCTGTCTATTTTGTTTCTGCCTGCTGTGTAATCTGGCACATTTTGGTTGTTAGCGAAGTGATATGAACCATATATCACTGATGTTAAACGTACGATATGTCATGGTCAGGGTCTCTTTTAACGCTGATTTTAGCTCTCTGAACAGCGTCTTTGTTGAAGAAGAAGAAACCTGGTGGTGTGGATTTCAGTGCTTTGAGCCGGCACGGGTATCGTGGCGGACCATCTATACTGACAGTTGCTCCTCCAAAGGTTGAACCTAACTGGACTTGGTCCACTGGGAAAGATCGCAACGAGAAGGAAGTTCTAACCGAGTCTTTTGAAGAGCGGGAACGCACAAGGGCTGCAGTAACTGAAGGAGAGAAGCTTATCGGTGTGATGAACCCCCAACCAAGGCAGACCGAGAAAGAGAAGGATGCTGCTTCATTCTCACAGAAGGAGAAGCGGAAGAGA
Protein-coding regions in this window:
- the LOC123166330 gene encoding protein RDM1 isoform X2, which encodes MKRAAPSEEPVELSSGDDLSSDSDDEAGNGKGENSFRLPMSSKSAAPAKGALIRRAEMYQEYMKHIPIPDHCSSLIPSTSWLGLGRSVKQLYEQPLHYLTNILLRQWDQQRVGSDNEHQPLDAIIHPMKAQALIWATEEVHRLTTSSDHLEKVWAKDPMYHANIDPVFPSLKLH
- the LOC123166330 gene encoding UPF0690 protein C1orf52 homolog isoform X1 — encoded protein: MKRAAPSEEPVELSSGDDLSSDSDDEAGNGKGENSFRLPMSSKSAAPAKASLLKKKKPGGVDFSALSRHGYRGGPSILTVAPPKVEPNWTWSTGKDRNEKEVLTESFEERERTRAAVTEGEKLIGVMNPQPRQTEKEKDAASFSQKEKRKRDRGQASRGKNYVEEEKRLLRGSGVYSGFDT